A window of the Candidatus Thiopontia autotrophica genome harbors these coding sequences:
- the rplA gene encoding 50S ribosomal protein L1, which produces MAKMTKRAKAIAEKVETGKQYDATEAFDLLKDISSVKFSEAVDVSINLGVDPRKSDQVVRGSTVLPNGTGKTVRVAVFAQGANADAAKEAGADIVGMDDLAATIKGGDLNFDVVIASPDAMGVVGQLGQILGPRGLMPNPKVGTVSPDVAGAVNNAKSGQVRYRTDKAGIIHCSIGKVDFSADQLIGNLQALLVDLNKKKPSAAKGVFLKKVTVSTTMGPGLALDHTSLEA; this is translated from the coding sequence ATGGCCAAGATGACTAAAAGAGCAAAGGCAATTGCTGAAAAGGTAGAGACTGGAAAACAGTACGATGCTACTGAGGCATTTGATCTGTTGAAGGATATCTCTTCAGTAAAGTTCTCCGAGGCTGTTGATGTAAGCATCAACCTCGGTGTTGACCCTAGAAAATCAGATCAGGTTGTTCGTGGCTCGACTGTGCTGCCAAATGGTACTGGCAAAACTGTTCGTGTAGCAGTATTTGCCCAGGGTGCCAATGCGGATGCGGCAAAAGAGGCTGGTGCCGATATAGTTGGAATGGATGATCTTGCGGCGACAATCAAGGGAGGCGATCTGAACTTTGATGTTGTGATTGCATCACCTGATGCGATGGGTGTTGTTGGTCAGCTGGGACAAATTTTGGGTCCTCGTGGTCTTATGCCAAACCCCAAGGTTGGAACTGTAAGCCCTGATGTTGCTGGTGCGGTTAATAATGCCAAGTCAGGACAGGTTCGTTACCGTACAGATAAGGCAGGTATTATCCACTGCTCAATTGGCAAGGTAGATTTTTCTGCTGATCAATTGATAGGAAATCTGCAGGCATTGCTGGTAGACCTGAACAAGAAAAAACCAAGCGCTGCAAAAGGTGTTTTTCTGAAGAAAGTGACTGTTTCCACAACCATGGGACCAGGACTTGCTTTGGATCATACCTCTCTGGAGGCGTAA
- the rplK gene encoding 50S ribosomal protein L11: MAKKIEAYIKLQVPAGEANPSPPVGPALGQHGVNIMEFCKAFNAATQSLEKGMPVPVVITVYNDRSFTYITKTPPASILLKKAAGIKSGSGEPHINKVGTVNRAQLEEIATTKMADLNANDMDAAVRIIAGSARSMGLNVEGVEGMS; encoded by the coding sequence ATGGCAAAGAAGATTGAGGCCTACATTAAGCTGCAGGTTCCTGCAGGTGAGGCAAATCCAAGTCCGCCCGTTGGCCCTGCGCTGGGTCAGCACGGTGTAAATATTATGGAGTTCTGTAAGGCTTTTAATGCGGCAACACAGAGCCTTGAGAAGGGGATGCCTGTCCCTGTGGTTATTACGGTCTATAACGATCGTAGTTTTACCTATATTACCAAGACACCTCCAGCATCAATTCTGCTGAAGAAGGCTGCTGGTATCAAATCTGGTAGTGGCGAGCCTCATATTAATAAAGTGGGTACGGTAAATCGTGCTCAACTTGAGGAGATTGCAACTACCAAGATGGCTGATTTGAACGCAAACGACATGGATGCAGCAGTACGTATTATTGCAGGTAGTGCGCGTAGCATGGGTCTGAACGTAGAAGGCGTGGAGGGAATGTCCTGA
- the nusG gene encoding transcription termination/antitermination protein NusG, which translates to MTKRWYVVHAYSGFEHQAARSLKERITLEGMEESFGEILVPCEEVVEMRPDGKKRKSERKFFPGYVLVQMDMNDSAWHLVKDVPKVMGFIGGTVDRPAPITDKEAENILQRIQDGIEKPRPKVLYEAGEMVRVTDGPFADFNGVVEEVNYEKSKLTVSVQVFGRSTPVELNFGQVSKG; encoded by the coding sequence ATGACAAAGAGATGGTATGTGGTCCATGCCTATTCAGGCTTTGAGCATCAGGCAGCACGTTCTCTGAAGGAGCGCATTACTCTTGAAGGAATGGAAGAGTCATTTGGTGAAATCCTTGTACCTTGTGAAGAGGTTGTTGAGATGCGTCCGGATGGGAAAAAGCGTAAAAGTGAGCGCAAATTCTTTCCTGGTTATGTGCTGGTTCAGATGGATATGAATGATAGTGCATGGCATCTGGTGAAGGATGTGCCGAAAGTGATGGGCTTTATTGGTGGCACAGTGGATCGTCCTGCACCAATTACGGACAAGGAGGCAGAAAATATTCTGCAACGTATCCAGGATGGAATTGAGAAGCCACGTCCCAAGGTACTATATGAGGCTGGTGAGATGGTGCGTGTTACTGACGGACCATTTGCTGACTTCAATGGTGTGGTGGAAGAGGTGAATTACGAAAAGAGCAAGCTGACCGTATCGGTTCAGGTATTTGGACGCTCTACTCCAGTTGAACTTAATTTTGGTCAGGTGTCAAAGGGGTAA
- the secE gene encoding preprotein translocase subunit SecE, which produces MADKIKLAVAVLILAAGMVAFYVLSEQSALLRTLGLLVLVGVSAAIALQTEAGRSGWSFVSGARTEARKVVWPTRKETTQTTMMVVVMVIIVGILLWLLDMGLVWAVKVFTGN; this is translated from the coding sequence GTTGCAGTGTTGATATTGGCAGCAGGCATGGTGGCATTTTATGTGTTGTCAGAGCAGTCGGCGCTACTGCGTACGCTTGGGCTGTTGGTGCTGGTTGGTGTCAGTGCGGCAATTGCACTGCAGACAGAAGCAGGACGTTCTGGCTGGAGTTTCGTCTCTGGGGCAAGGACAGAGGCGCGCAAGGTGGTCTGGCCAACACGAAAAGAGACTACACAGACCACCATGATGGTTGTGGTGATGGTTATTATTGTCGGAATTTTGCTGTGGCTACTGGACATGGGATTAGTCTGGGCAGTTAAGGTATTTACAGGGAACTAA